The following coding sequences are from one Gossypium hirsutum isolate 1008001.06 chromosome A12, Gossypium_hirsutum_v2.1, whole genome shotgun sequence window:
- the LOC121211447 gene encoding uncharacterized protein, whose protein sequence is MHLQELDKQVRKLALTVSRLESQGKLPSQTEPNPRHNASAMTLRSGKVLEPVLDISRSHDTSRVHDASQDREKLDTKAPVESAPQKSFAAPPLFPGRLVQCKKERDEKEILDTFRKVEINIPLLDTIKQIPRYEKFLKDLCTSKRKLLGNEKETGVIIQLADRSVVHPEGVLEDILVKVNELIFSADFYIIDMEDDNSANASDILLERPFLSTAQTKIDVRSGILTMEFDGEVVKFNVYKAMNRPSMISNSKLSKIEEKNLVRVLRDYKEVIGWTIADIKGLSPSTCMHKIWVFDNAVPKREAQRRLNPPMMEVVRKEVQKLLDTGMIYPISDSSWVSPVHVVPKRTGVTVIENSTGKMVPTRVQNGWRVCIDYRKVFPDSSGTGGSGEDDV, encoded by the exons ATGCATTTGCAGGAGTTAGACAAGCAAGTAAGAAAACTCGCGCTCACGGTTAGCCGTTTAGAGTCCCAAGGTAAGCTGCCATCCCAGACTGAGCCAAATCCACGACACAATGCAAGCGCTATGACGCTAAGGAGTGGGAAGGTTTTGGAGCCCGTACTTGACATAAGTCGCAGCCATGACACTAGTCGCGTCCATGACGCAAGTCAAGATAGGGAGAAACTTGACACAAAGGCTCCAGTAGAGTCGGCACCACAAAAGTCATTTGCAGCACCACCTCTGTTTCCTGGACGACTTGTCCAATGTAAGAAGGAGCGAGACGAAAAGGAGATCCTTGACACCTTCCGGAAGGTGGAAATCAACATACCTCTTCTCGATACAATTAAGCAGATCCCACGATACGAAAAATTCCTAAAAGATTTATGCACGAGTAAAAGGAAACTTCTGggaaatgaaaag GAAACAGGTGTGATAATCCAGCTTGCAGATAGATCTGTGGTACATCCAGAGGGAGTATTAGAGGACATTCTTGTCAAGGTAAACGAGCTAATATTTTCTGCAGACTTCTACATCATCGACATGGAGGATGACAATTCGGCCAATGCATCAGACATACTTCTCGAAAGACCATTTTTAAGTACTGCACAAACGAAGATTGACGTAAGAAGTGGGATACTCACTATGGAGTTCGATGGGGAAGTAGTAAAATTCAATGTCTACAAGGCCATGAACCGTCCTAGCATGATTTCTAAT AGTAAACTCTCGAAGATAGAAGAAAAAAACTTGGTACGAGTCCTTAGAGACTATAAAGAGGTAATTGGGTGGACAATAGCTGACATCAAGGGATTGAGTCCATCGACTTGTATGcacaaaatttgggtttttgataaTGCTGTTCCCAAAAGAGAGGCTCAAAGGCGTCTCAACCCGCCTATGATGGAAGTGGTAAGAAAAGAAGTCCAAAAGCTACTTGACACTGGGATGATCTATCCCATTTCCGATAGTAGTTGGGTTAGCCCAGTCCACGTAGTACCAAAAAGGACTGGTGTGACCGTAATTGAGAATTCAACAGGCAAAATGGTTCCCACTCGGGTTCAAAACGGGTGGAGAGTCTGCATCGATTACAGGAA GGTTTTTCCAGATTCCAGTGGCACCGGAGGATCAGGAGAAGACGACGTTTAG